A genomic segment from Salvia splendens isolate huo1 chromosome 13, SspV2, whole genome shotgun sequence encodes:
- the LOC121761424 gene encoding transcription repressor OFP6-like: protein MSSAKKHILNTVSVKLDCGSSLSALFRRRHRHRNSSSSSSSLNTTTTFSSSSAIETPQHYCFSSSEAEESDIKSLRAVQGFGRLGGQSVAVEKESDDPYLDFRRSMLQMILEKELYSKDDLRELLNCFLQLNSPYYHALIVRAFKEIWSGAAFCSPSAHYF from the coding sequence ATGTCAAGTGCCAAGAAACACATTCTCAACACAGTGAGCGTGAAACTAGACTGCGGGTCATCCCTCTCCGCACTCTTCCGCCGCAGACACCGCCACCGcaactcctcctcctcgtcgagCTCCCTCAACACCACGACCACCTTCTCCTCGTCCTCCGCCATCGAGACGCCGCAGCACTACTGCTTTTCCTCCTCGGAGGCGGAGGAGTCGGACATCAAGAGCCTCCGCGCAGTGCAGGGCTTCGGGAGACTGGGCGGGCAGAGCGTGGCGGTCGAGAAAGAGTCGGACGACCCTTATCTCGACTTCCGACGCTCCATGCTGCAGATGATCCTCGAAAAGGAGCTCTACTCCAAAGATGATCTGAGAGAGCTCTTGAACTGCTTCCTGCAGCTCAACTCTCCCTACTACCACGCCCTCATCGTCAGAGCTTTCAAGGAGATTTGGAGCGGCGCCGCCTTCTGCTCCCCCTCCGCTCACTACTTCTAG